In Aquimarina sp. TRL1, a single window of DNA contains:
- a CDS encoding rod shape-determining protein MreD, with amino-acid sequence MNNDIATHTFRFLFLVLIQILILNHINFLGYLNPYLYIIFILLAPITINRSLFLVVCFLLGLFIDMAGDSGGIHAAACVTIAYLRPFILRSSFGLSYEFQTIKLNKVRFGERLAYVTLMVLIHHLILFFLETFNFSHIVTVLKKTLFSSLFTILTTMLALVLFRKNNS; translated from the coding sequence ATGAATAACGATATTGCAACACATACATTTCGGTTTTTATTTCTTGTCCTCATTCAGATACTTATTCTGAATCACATTAACTTTCTGGGATATCTCAATCCGTATCTGTATATTATTTTTATTTTACTAGCGCCGATAACCATCAACAGAAGTTTGTTTCTGGTCGTATGTTTTTTACTAGGATTGTTTATTGACATGGCTGGGGATTCAGGAGGAATTCATGCAGCAGCCTGTGTTACTATTGCCTACTTAAGACCTTTTATCCTTCGTTCCTCTTTCGGGTTGAGTTATGAATTCCAAACGATAAAACTAAACAAAGTCCGTTTTGGAGAGCGATTAGCCTATGTAACGCTGATGGTACTAATTCATCACCTCATTTTATTCTTCCTGGAAACATTTAACTTCTCGCATATAGTGACTGTTTTGAAAAAAACGTTATTTTCCAGTCTATTTACAATTCTAACAACAATGCTTGCACTAGTCTTGTTTAGAAAAAACAATTCATGA
- the mreC gene encoding rod shape-determining protein MreC — protein MQQIINFLIRNKNSLLFLLLLVFSLILTIQSHSYHKSKFISSTNFFTGGIYNWRHSISQYFHLKEENERLLEENEYLRNKVALLDNNQTTESFVDTSSFDIPFRYIKAKVHKNDYSKSDNYILINKGERDSLTPDMGVITDKGIVGIIENTSHRYSRVISILNSNSRINAGLKSSFHYGSLTWNGKNPNLVQLETVPRQAILNKGDTIITHGRSTIFPKGIGIGTIENFTLDQNKSYYLIDVRLFNDMTNIGFVYAIRSNDRTEIKTIENPANE, from the coding sequence ATGCAGCAGATTATCAATTTTTTAATAAGAAATAAGAATTCTCTGTTATTTCTGCTTTTATTAGTATTCTCCTTAATCTTAACTATTCAATCCCATTCTTATCACAAAAGTAAATTTATTAGCTCTACCAATTTTTTTACAGGAGGGATATACAACTGGAGGCATTCCATTTCTCAATATTTTCATCTCAAAGAAGAAAATGAGCGTCTACTGGAGGAAAATGAATACTTAAGAAATAAAGTGGCACTTCTGGATAATAATCAGACAACGGAATCTTTTGTAGACACCAGTTCTTTTGATATCCCCTTTCGATACATCAAAGCCAAAGTGCACAAAAACGATTATAGCAAAAGCGACAATTACATCCTGATAAACAAAGGAGAAAGAGATAGCCTTACTCCTGATATGGGAGTTATTACCGACAAGGGAATTGTTGGAATTATAGAAAACACATCTCATCGGTATAGTCGTGTAATTTCGATTCTCAACAGCAATTCCCGGATTAATGCCGGATTAAAAAGCTCATTTCATTACGGCTCTCTTACATGGAATGGAAAAAACCCGAATTTAGTCCAACTAGAAACCGTTCCAAGGCAAGCTATTTTAAATAAAGGAGACACTATCATCACTCATGGTAGATCTACAATCTTCCCTAAAGGAATTGGTATTGGCACTATCGAAAACTTCACACTAGACCAAAATAAAAGTTACTATCTTATCGATGTTCGATTATTTAATGACATGACCAATATTGGTTTTGTATACGCGATTAGAAGCAATGATAGAACCGAAATAAAAACCATTGAAAACCCTGCGAATGAATAA
- a CDS encoding rod shape-determining protein, which translates to MGFFDFFTEEIAIDLGTANTLVIHNDKVVVDSPSIVARDIMSGKIIAVGKEAAMMQGKTHENIKTIRPLKDGVIADFDASEKMISMFIKDIPALKKKIFTPALRMVICIPSGITEVEMRAVKESAERVNGKEVYLIHEPMAAAIGIGVDIMQPKGNMIVDIGGGTTEIAVIALGGIVCDKSVKIAGDVFTNDIIYYMRTQHNLYVGERTAEKIKIKVGAATEDLELPPEEMNVQGRDLLTGKPKQVQISYREIAKALDKSILRIEDAVMETLSQTPPELAADIYNTGIYLAGGGSMLRGLDKRLSQKTDLPVYIAEDPLRAVVRGTGITLKNINRYKNVLIK; encoded by the coding sequence ATGGGATTTTTTGATTTTTTCACTGAAGAAATTGCAATAGATTTAGGTACCGCAAACACCTTGGTAATTCATAACGATAAAGTTGTAGTAGACAGCCCCTCTATTGTAGCTAGAGATATTATGTCGGGGAAAATCATCGCAGTAGGAAAAGAAGCTGCTATGATGCAAGGAAAAACCCATGAGAACATAAAGACAATTCGTCCTCTAAAAGACGGGGTAATTGCTGATTTCGATGCCAGTGAAAAAATGATAAGTATGTTTATCAAAGATATCCCTGCATTAAAAAAGAAAATATTCACCCCTGCACTACGAATGGTAATCTGTATTCCTTCTGGTATTACAGAAGTAGAAATGAGAGCTGTAAAAGAAAGTGCAGAAAGAGTAAATGGAAAAGAAGTATACCTAATACACGAACCGATGGCTGCCGCCATCGGTATCGGTGTTGATATCATGCAGCCAAAAGGAAACATGATTGTAGATATAGGTGGAGGTACCACTGAGATTGCCGTAATAGCGCTTGGAGGAATCGTATGTGATAAATCTGTAAAAATTGCAGGAGACGTATTCACCAATGATATCATTTATTATATGAGAACCCAGCACAACCTGTATGTTGGGGAACGCACTGCCGAAAAAATAAAAATAAAAGTAGGTGCTGCCACCGAAGATTTGGAACTTCCACCAGAAGAAATGAATGTTCAAGGTAGAGACTTACTAACAGGAAAACCAAAACAAGTTCAAATTTCGTATCGAGAAATCGCCAAAGCATTAGACAAATCCATCTTAAGAATTGAAGATGCTGTGATGGAAACACTCTCTCAGACTCCACCCGAATTAGCTGCCGATATATACAATACCGGAATTTATCTCGCAGGAGGAGGTTCCATGCTTAGAGGGTTAGACAAACGATTATCTCAAAAAACAGATCTTCCTGTATATATTGCAGAAGACCCTCTTAGAGCCGTAGTTAGAGGAACAGGGATTACTCTAAAAAATATTAACAGATATAAAAACGTACTTATAAAGTAA